One region of Gigantopelta aegis isolate Gae_Host unplaced genomic scaffold, Gae_host_genome ctg4005_pilon_pilon, whole genome shotgun sequence genomic DNA includes:
- the LOC121392516 gene encoding LOW QUALITY PROTEIN: mitochondrial inner membrane protease ATP23 homolog (The sequence of the model RefSeq protein was modified relative to this genomic sequence to represent the inferred CDS: deleted 2 bases in 1 codon), protein METFPFLAASSDKQKEAFVGRTRQGPSNERLHRLCQKRLEKSVTKSSYVRYMLDAMKQLGCEVKIDRHLVCEPCGSNVLGGFDPHTHQIVLCENTIYSQGCMNDTLTHELIHAYDYCRAHLDWNNLKHLACTEIRAANLSGDCSFWKENFARLKFGWKKHQQECVKERATKSILCVQDVSETEARAAVESVFDTCFKDTVPFERVPP, encoded by the exons ATGGAAACATTCCCGTTTTTAGCCGCTTCTTCTGATAAACAGAAAGAAGCATTTGTTGGGAGAACTAGACAAGGTCCATCTAATGAACGTCTTCATCGATTATGTCAGAAGCGACTAGAGAAATCTGTTACTAAAA gttCCTATGTTCGGTACATGTTGGATGCAATGAAACAGTTAGGATG TGAAGTGAAGATTGATCGTCACTTAGTATGCGAACCATGTGGTTCCAATGTATTAGGTGGGTTTGACCCTCATACTCATCAG ATAGTGTTATGTGAGAACACTATATATTCTCAAGGTTGTATGAATGATACATTGACTCATGAATTAATTCATGCATACGACTACTGTAGAGCTCATTTGGACTGGAACAACCTCAAACATTTAGCATGTACCGAG ATTAGAGCAGCTAATTTAAGCGGAGACTGT TCTTTTTGGAAAGAAAACTTTGCAAGACTGAAATTTGGTTGGAAGAAACATCAACAA gagTGTGTCAAAGAGAGAGCTACCAAATCTATTCTATGTGTTCAAGATGTGTCTGAAACTGAAGCTAGAGCTGCCGTTGAATCTGTTTTTGATACCTGTTTTAAGGACACTGTCCCATTTGAACGAGTACCAccttaa